The following are encoded in a window of Hypomesus transpacificus isolate Combined female unplaced genomic scaffold, fHypTra1 scaffold_31, whole genome shotgun sequence genomic DNA:
- the si:dkey-13n15.2 gene encoding protein transport protein Sec24C isoform X2, giving the protein MDTSPSNHTLTSGQLWPCQNGWSVAPPQTGSPPKPACPPLPNLQYLTLGSTTAQGPGGNNLQRPILESQDQDCGGTFPLLSSQSQGSLSIHPPTDPHCKHRPSHTPSLQPHHNNILQSLPLEVPCSNLATHHPPPTTLALPNRGPPSSSGPKSLRGPPPLRVASSHGTTNARQSYQADGEDPSHPPDMGHSPTQGSWSTRPIQRCPPPPVWSQSPSSPVQPGWSPSSPVQPAWSPSSPVQPAWSPSSPVQPAWSPSCPVQPGWSPSSPVQPAWSPSSPVQPAWSPSSPVQPAWSPSCPVQPGWSPSSSVQPAWSPSCPVQPGWSPSSPVQQQPLLASPQQPYTGAGYTADTASHPCREQSLQEASTHLPCLSPGETGATSSPSSESRYGLQPQLLPSAVKVMEDDRAEWEGRVFVSELGSSLPPLATTECITEDRGNARPGYMRATSYCVPCEGPMALLSHLPLGALVTPLALPGPQERPLPVSSEGECVRGCGACGAYMCPAVTWQDCGQRFYCPFCGKLNEVSWQHYQPTRGTEGVRMDRETRPELSLGSYEVVRNQQEQPAVLLLAVDVSPPALRGGHLDLVCRELQALLSSLNKEEGAVQSGVRVGLMTYDSRIHLYDLSPALSRPHMLVVTETEDFQLPVREGLLVPLRDCVDSIDSVLQLIPQFSAECNDSSGAPMELPVKAGLAILQALGSVGKLLVFHSAPLMEGAHTQTSGFFSSNKSKSLFQPLDSDVSLAKKCVNQGCGLHLFAFCQQDVGGAWPGHVPYLTGGALRSYDNLLGELERERFGRDLRMSVETETGYRAQIKIFVSKDMRVSGCYGSFVPGPSPSNVTLASLDWRTTLAIELSHSRALEEKRGVVIQVVLSYTSERGERRTRVHTLTLRCSRHLLDTFRHCQAQTLLTFYCKKMYCSALERPLQDLREELQTEVTEALACYRKHCSSTSVSPGQLVLPQHLRVLPVYINSLRKSEVLLPAQRCSVHTRLALRSQLVAMDTASTARHFYPLLLPLTGCDDMAGDASGPSLGPALRCSGASLEPGGLYLASSPLSLLIWVGHTVPSHTLELLFNTRCLASLPSGETKLPVLDNPLSISVRSLLQTLGSQGPTALKVSSPEGESQAWEGPSGLSGNRTLLLSLLAVSIYVSLSLSLSVCLSHSRSVSLSFSLSLCLSISLCLYLVDMTAK; this is encoded by the exons ATGGACACTTCGCCATCCAATCACACATTGACCTCTGGCCAGTTGTGGCCATGTCAGAACGGCTGGTCCGTAGCTCCACCCCAGACTGGAAGTCCTCCAAAGCCAGCCTGTCCCCCCTTACCCAACCTCCAGTACCTGACCCTGGGCTCCACCACCGCCCAGGGCCCTGGTGGTAACAACCTCCAACGGCCCATACTGGAGAGCCAGGACCAGGACTGTGGAGGCACTTTCCCCCTCTTATCATCGCAGAGCCAGGGTTCTCTCAGCATACACCCACCCACAGATCCACACTGCAAACACAGGCCTTCCCACACACCATCCCTACAACCACACCACAACAATATACTCCAAAGTCTTCCACTGGAGGTGCCTTgttcaaacctggcaacccaccacccccctccaacCACACTGGCCCTTCCCAACCGTGGACCCCCATCCTCCAGTGGACCAAAATCCTTACGAGGGCCCCCTCCGCTCAGGGTAGCCTCCTCCCATGGAACCACCAATGCCCGTCAGTCATATCAGGCTGATGGAGAAGACCCCAGCCATCCTCCAGATATGGGACACAGCCCGACCCAGGGGTCATGGAGTACACGCCCCATCCAGAGGTGTCCACCCCCCCCTGTCTGGTCccagtccccctcctccccagtccaGCCAGGgtggtctccctcctccccagtccagcccgcctggtctccatcctccccagtccagcccgcctggtctccctcctccccagtccaGCCCGCCTGGTCTCCCTCTTGCCCTGTCCAGCCAGgctggtctccctcctccccagtccagcccgcctggtctccatcctccccagtccagcccgcctggtctccctcctccccagtccaGCCCGCCTGGTCTCCCTCTTGCCCTGTCCAGCCAGgctggtctccctcctcctcagtccAGCCCGCCTGGTCTCCCTCTTGCCCTGTCCAGCCAGgctggtctccctcctccccagtccaACAGCAACCTCTTCTGGCCTCCCCTCAACAGCCATACACTG GTGCTGGCTACACTGCTGATACAGCATCCCATCCTTGCAGAGAACAGTCTCTACAGGAGGCCTCTACACATCTG cCGTGTCTGTCTCCAGGAGAGACAGGGGCCACCTCCAGTCCCAGCTCTGAGTCCCGCTACGGTCTTCAGCCTCAGCTGTTACCCagtgct gTGAAGGTGATGGAGGATGACAGGGcagagtgggaggggagggtgttTGTGTCAGAGCTtggctcttctctccctcccctggctACCACTGAGTGCATCACAGAAGACAGGG GTAACGCCAGGCCAGGCTACATGCGGGCGACCTCCTACTGTGTCCCCTGTGAGGGTCCCATGGCCCTGCTCAGCCACCTCCCCCTGGGGGCCCTGGTCActcccctggccctgcctgGGCCGCAGGAG CGCCCCCTGCCGGTGAGCAGTGAGGGGGAGTGTGTGCGAGGCTGTGGGGCGTGTGGGGCCTACATGTGCCCAGCTGTGACCTGGCAGGACTGTGGCCAGAGGTTCTACTGCCCCTTCTGTGGGAAACTCAATGAAG TGTCATGGCAGCACTACCAGCCCACCAGGGGAACAGAAGGAGTgaggatggacagagagacGAGGCCAGAGCTCAGTCTGGGCTCCTATGAGGTTGTCCGCAACCAGCAG gagcagCCTGCCGTGTTGCTCCTGGCTGTAGACGTGTCACCTCCGGCTCTGAGAGGAGGACACCTGGACCTCGTGTGCCGGGAGCTCCAGGCCCTCCTGTCGTCTCTGAACaa ggaggagggtgccGTCCAGTCAGGCGTGCGTGTGGGTTTGATGACCTACGACAGCAGGATCCACCTCTACGACCTCAGCCCCGCCCTGTCCCGCCCCCATATGCTGGTTGTCACGGAGACAGAGGATTTCCAACTTCCTGTGAGGGAGGGACTCTTGGTTCCTCTCAGAGACTGTGTGGACAGCATTGACAG tgtactGCAGCTCATCCCTCAGTTCAGTGCTGAGTGTAACGACTCCAGTGGAGCTCCTATGGAACTGCCTGTGAAAGCTGGACTGGCTATTCTACAG gcgcTGGGATCTGTTGGGAAGCTGCTCGTCTTCCACTCTGCGCCTCTCATGGAAGGagctcacacacaaacctcagGGTTCTTCAGTTCCAACAAAtcaaag TCTCTCTTCCAGCCCTTGGATTCGGATGTCTCATTGGCTAAGAAGTGTGTCAACCAGGGCTGTGGCCTCCACCTGTTTGCCTTCTGCCAGCAGGATGTGGGCGGAGCTTGGCCAGGACACGTTCCATACCTGACAGGTGGAGCTCTCCGCTCGTACGACAACCTCTTG ggggagctggagagggaacgctttGGCAGGGACCTGCGGATGAGTGTGGAGACCGAGACTGGGTACCGGGCCCAAATCAAGATTTTCGTCAGTAAAG ACATGCGTGTGTCGGGCTGTTACGGCTCCTTCGTCCCTGGACCTAGCCCCAGTAACGTCACCCTGGCATCTCTTGATTGGCGGACGACTTTGGCCATTGAGCTGTCTCACAGCAGAgctctggaggagaagaggggcgtGGTCATACAG GTTGTTCTGTCCTACACCAGCGAGCGAGGGGAGCGGAGGACGCGGGTCCACACCCTGACTCTGCGCTGCTCACGCCACCTGCTGGACACCTTCCGCCACTGCCAGGCCCAGACGCTGCTCACCTTCTACTGCAAGAAGA TGTACTGCTCAGCGCTGGAGCGCCCCCTGCAGGACCTGAGAGAGGAACTGCAGACGGAGGTGACGGAGGCGCTGGCCTGCTACAGGAAACACTGCAGCTCCACCTCCGTGTCCCCGGGTCAG CTGGTGCTCCCCCAGCACCTGCGGGTCCTGCCCGTCTACATCAACAGCCTGAGGAAGAGCGAAGTGCTGCTGCCGGCCCAGCGCTGCTCCGTGCACACGCGCCTGGCGCTGCGCAGCCAGCTGGTCGCCATGGACACCGCCTCCACCGCACGCCACTTCTACCCCCTGCTCCTGCCACTG acAGGGTGCGATGACATGGCTGGTGATGCCAGCGGCCCCAGCCTGGGGCCGGCCCTGCGCTGCTCTGGAGCCAGCCTGGAGCCGGGGGGGCTGTACCTGGCCAGCTCCCCCCTCAGCCTGCTGATCTGGGTGGGCCACACCGTCCCTTCACACACCCTGGAGCTGCTATTCAACACGCGCTGCCTGGCATCCCTGCcctctggagag ACGAAGCTGCCTGTCCTTGACAACCCTCTCTCCATCAGCGTGAGATCTCTCCTCCAGACGCTGGGCTCTCAGGGGCCCACAGCCCTCAAGGTGAGCTCCCCTGAGGGGGAGTCACAGGCCTGGGAGGGACCCTCTGGACTGTCTGGGAATCggactctgctcctctctcttttagCTGTCTctatctatgtctctctctctctctctctctctgtctgtctctctcactctcgctctgtctctctctctttctcactctcgctctgtctttcaatctctctctgtctctatcttgtTGATATGACAGCCAAATGA
- the si:dkey-13n15.2 gene encoding protein transport protein Sec24C isoform X1 — MDTSPSNHTLTSGQLWPCQNGWSVAPPQTGSPPKPACPPLPNLQYLTLGSTTAQGPGGNNLQRPILESQDQDCGGTFPLLSSQSQGSLSIHPPTDPHCKHRPSHTPSLQPHHNNILQSLPLEVPCSNLATHHPPPTTLALPNRGPPSSSGPKSLRGPPPLRVASSHGTTNARQSYQADGEDPSHPPDMGHSPTQGSWSTRPIQRCPPPPVWSQSPSSPVQPGWSPSSPVQPAWSPSSPVQPAWSPSSPVQPAWSPSCPVQPGWSPSSPVQPAWSPSSPVQPAWSPSSPVQPAWSPSCPVQPGWSPSSSVQPAWSPSCPVQPGWSPSSPVQQQPLLASPQQPYTGAGYTADTASHPCREQSLQEASTHLPCLSPGETGATSSPSSESRYGLQPQLLPSAVKVMEDDRAEWEGRVFVSELGSSLPPLATTECITEDRGNARPGYMRATSYCVPCEGPMALLSHLPLGALVTPLALPGPQERPLPVSSEGECVRGCGACGAYMCPAVTWQDCGQRFYCPFCGKLNEVSWQHYQPTRGTEGVRMDRETRPELSLGSYEVVRNQQEQPAVLLLAVDVSPPALRGGHLDLVCRELQALLSSLNKEEGAVQSGVRVGLMTYDSRIHLYDLSPALSRPHMLVVTETEDFQLPVREGLLVPLRDCVDSIDSVLQLIPQFSAECNDSSGAPMELPVKAGLAILQALGSVGKLLVFHSAPLMEGAHTQTSGFFSSNKSKSLFQPLDSDVSLAKKCVNQGCGLHLFAFCQQDVGGAWPGHVPYLTGGALRSYDNLLGELERERFGRDLRMSVETETGYRAQIKIFVSKDMRVSGCYGSFVPGPSPSNVTLASLDWRTTLAIELSHSRALEEKRGVVIQVVLSYTSERGERRTRVHTLTLRCSRHLLDTFRHCQAQTLLTFYCKKMYCSALERPLQDLREELQTEVTEALACYRKHCSSTSVSPGQLVLPQHLRVLPVYINSLRKSEVLLPAQRCSVHTRLALRSQLVAMDTASTARHFYPLLLPLQTGCDDMAGDASGPSLGPALRCSGASLEPGGLYLASSPLSLLIWVGHTVPSHTLELLFNTRCLASLPSGETKLPVLDNPLSISVRSLLQTLGSQGPTALKVSSPEGESQAWEGPSGLSGNRTLLLSLLAVSIYVSLSLSLSVCLSHSRSVSLSFSLSLCLSISLCLYLVDMTAK; from the exons ATGGACACTTCGCCATCCAATCACACATTGACCTCTGGCCAGTTGTGGCCATGTCAGAACGGCTGGTCCGTAGCTCCACCCCAGACTGGAAGTCCTCCAAAGCCAGCCTGTCCCCCCTTACCCAACCTCCAGTACCTGACCCTGGGCTCCACCACCGCCCAGGGCCCTGGTGGTAACAACCTCCAACGGCCCATACTGGAGAGCCAGGACCAGGACTGTGGAGGCACTTTCCCCCTCTTATCATCGCAGAGCCAGGGTTCTCTCAGCATACACCCACCCACAGATCCACACTGCAAACACAGGCCTTCCCACACACCATCCCTACAACCACACCACAACAATATACTCCAAAGTCTTCCACTGGAGGTGCCTTgttcaaacctggcaacccaccacccccctccaacCACACTGGCCCTTCCCAACCGTGGACCCCCATCCTCCAGTGGACCAAAATCCTTACGAGGGCCCCCTCCGCTCAGGGTAGCCTCCTCCCATGGAACCACCAATGCCCGTCAGTCATATCAGGCTGATGGAGAAGACCCCAGCCATCCTCCAGATATGGGACACAGCCCGACCCAGGGGTCATGGAGTACACGCCCCATCCAGAGGTGTCCACCCCCCCCTGTCTGGTCccagtccccctcctccccagtccaGCCAGGgtggtctccctcctccccagtccagcccgcctggtctccatcctccccagtccagcccgcctggtctccctcctccccagtccaGCCCGCCTGGTCTCCCTCTTGCCCTGTCCAGCCAGgctggtctccctcctccccagtccagcccgcctggtctccatcctccccagtccagcccgcctggtctccctcctccccagtccaGCCCGCCTGGTCTCCCTCTTGCCCTGTCCAGCCAGgctggtctccctcctcctcagtccAGCCCGCCTGGTCTCCCTCTTGCCCTGTCCAGCCAGgctggtctccctcctccccagtccaACAGCAACCTCTTCTGGCCTCCCCTCAACAGCCATACACTG GTGCTGGCTACACTGCTGATACAGCATCCCATCCTTGCAGAGAACAGTCTCTACAGGAGGCCTCTACACATCTG cCGTGTCTGTCTCCAGGAGAGACAGGGGCCACCTCCAGTCCCAGCTCTGAGTCCCGCTACGGTCTTCAGCCTCAGCTGTTACCCagtgct gTGAAGGTGATGGAGGATGACAGGGcagagtgggaggggagggtgttTGTGTCAGAGCTtggctcttctctccctcccctggctACCACTGAGTGCATCACAGAAGACAGGG GTAACGCCAGGCCAGGCTACATGCGGGCGACCTCCTACTGTGTCCCCTGTGAGGGTCCCATGGCCCTGCTCAGCCACCTCCCCCTGGGGGCCCTGGTCActcccctggccctgcctgGGCCGCAGGAG CGCCCCCTGCCGGTGAGCAGTGAGGGGGAGTGTGTGCGAGGCTGTGGGGCGTGTGGGGCCTACATGTGCCCAGCTGTGACCTGGCAGGACTGTGGCCAGAGGTTCTACTGCCCCTTCTGTGGGAAACTCAATGAAG TGTCATGGCAGCACTACCAGCCCACCAGGGGAACAGAAGGAGTgaggatggacagagagacGAGGCCAGAGCTCAGTCTGGGCTCCTATGAGGTTGTCCGCAACCAGCAG gagcagCCTGCCGTGTTGCTCCTGGCTGTAGACGTGTCACCTCCGGCTCTGAGAGGAGGACACCTGGACCTCGTGTGCCGGGAGCTCCAGGCCCTCCTGTCGTCTCTGAACaa ggaggagggtgccGTCCAGTCAGGCGTGCGTGTGGGTTTGATGACCTACGACAGCAGGATCCACCTCTACGACCTCAGCCCCGCCCTGTCCCGCCCCCATATGCTGGTTGTCACGGAGACAGAGGATTTCCAACTTCCTGTGAGGGAGGGACTCTTGGTTCCTCTCAGAGACTGTGTGGACAGCATTGACAG tgtactGCAGCTCATCCCTCAGTTCAGTGCTGAGTGTAACGACTCCAGTGGAGCTCCTATGGAACTGCCTGTGAAAGCTGGACTGGCTATTCTACAG gcgcTGGGATCTGTTGGGAAGCTGCTCGTCTTCCACTCTGCGCCTCTCATGGAAGGagctcacacacaaacctcagGGTTCTTCAGTTCCAACAAAtcaaag TCTCTCTTCCAGCCCTTGGATTCGGATGTCTCATTGGCTAAGAAGTGTGTCAACCAGGGCTGTGGCCTCCACCTGTTTGCCTTCTGCCAGCAGGATGTGGGCGGAGCTTGGCCAGGACACGTTCCATACCTGACAGGTGGAGCTCTCCGCTCGTACGACAACCTCTTG ggggagctggagagggaacgctttGGCAGGGACCTGCGGATGAGTGTGGAGACCGAGACTGGGTACCGGGCCCAAATCAAGATTTTCGTCAGTAAAG ACATGCGTGTGTCGGGCTGTTACGGCTCCTTCGTCCCTGGACCTAGCCCCAGTAACGTCACCCTGGCATCTCTTGATTGGCGGACGACTTTGGCCATTGAGCTGTCTCACAGCAGAgctctggaggagaagaggggcgtGGTCATACAG GTTGTTCTGTCCTACACCAGCGAGCGAGGGGAGCGGAGGACGCGGGTCCACACCCTGACTCTGCGCTGCTCACGCCACCTGCTGGACACCTTCCGCCACTGCCAGGCCCAGACGCTGCTCACCTTCTACTGCAAGAAGA TGTACTGCTCAGCGCTGGAGCGCCCCCTGCAGGACCTGAGAGAGGAACTGCAGACGGAGGTGACGGAGGCGCTGGCCTGCTACAGGAAACACTGCAGCTCCACCTCCGTGTCCCCGGGTCAG CTGGTGCTCCCCCAGCACCTGCGGGTCCTGCCCGTCTACATCAACAGCCTGAGGAAGAGCGAAGTGCTGCTGCCGGCCCAGCGCTGCTCCGTGCACACGCGCCTGGCGCTGCGCAGCCAGCTGGTCGCCATGGACACCGCCTCCACCGCACGCCACTTCTACCCCCTGCTCCTGCCACTG cagacAGGGTGCGATGACATGGCTGGTGATGCCAGCGGCCCCAGCCTGGGGCCGGCCCTGCGCTGCTCTGGAGCCAGCCTGGAGCCGGGGGGGCTGTACCTGGCCAGCTCCCCCCTCAGCCTGCTGATCTGGGTGGGCCACACCGTCCCTTCACACACCCTGGAGCTGCTATTCAACACGCGCTGCCTGGCATCCCTGCcctctggagag ACGAAGCTGCCTGTCCTTGACAACCCTCTCTCCATCAGCGTGAGATCTCTCCTCCAGACGCTGGGCTCTCAGGGGCCCACAGCCCTCAAGGTGAGCTCCCCTGAGGGGGAGTCACAGGCCTGGGAGGGACCCTCTGGACTGTCTGGGAATCggactctgctcctctctcttttagCTGTCTctatctatgtctctctctctctctctctctctgtctgtctctctcactctcgctctgtctctctctctttctcactctcgctctgtctttcaatctctctctgtctctatcttgtTGATATGACAGCCAAATGA
- the si:dkey-13n15.2 gene encoding protein transport protein Sec24C isoform X3: protein MDTSPSNHTLTSGQLWPCQNGWSVAPPQTGSPPKPACPPLPNLQYLTLGSTTAQGPGGNNLQRPILESQDQDCGGTFPLLSSQSQGSLSIHPPTDPHCKHRPSHTPSLQPHHNNILQSLPLEVPCSNLATHHPPPTTLALPNRGPPSSSGPKSLRGPPPLRVASSHGTTNARQSYQADGEDPSHPPDMGHSPTQGSWSTRPIQRCPPPPVWSQSPSSPVQPGWSPSSPVQPAWSPSSPVQPAWSPSSPVQPAWSPSCPVQPGWSPSSPVQPAWSPSSPVQPAWSPSSPVQPAWSPSCPVQPGWSPSSSVQPAWSPSCPVQPGWSPSSPVQQQPLLASPQQPYTGAGYTADTASHPCREQSLQEASTHLPCLSPGETGATSSPSSESRYGLQPQLLPSAVKVMEDDRAEWEGRVFVSELGSSLPPLATTECITEDRGNARPGYMRATSYCVPCEGPMALLSHLPLGALVTPLALPGPQERPLPVSSEGECVRGCGACGAYMCPAVTWQDCGQRFYCPFCGKLNEVSWQHYQPTRGTEGVRMDRETRPELSLGSYEVVRNQQEQPAVLLLAVDVSPPALRGGHLDLVCRELQALLSSLNKEEGAVQSGVRVGLMTYDSRIHLYDLSPALSRPHMLVVTETEDFQLPVREGLLVPLRDCVDSIDSVLQLIPQFSAECNDSSGAPMELPVKAGLAILQALGSVGKLLVFHSAPLMEGAHTQTSGFFSSNKSKSLFQPLDSDVSLAKKCVNQGCGLHLFAFCQQDVGGAWPGHVPYLTGGALRSYDNLLGELERERFGRDLRMSVETETGYRAQIKIFVSKDMRVSGCYGSFVPGPSPSNVTLASLDWRTTLAIELSHSRALEEKRGVVIQVVLSYTSERGERRTRVHTLTLRCSRHLLDTFRHCQAQTLLTFYCKKMYCSALERPLQDLREELQTEVTEALACYRKHCSSTSVSPGQLVLPQHLRVLPVYINSLRKSEVLLPAQRCSVHTRLALRSQLVAMDTASTARHFYPLLLPLQTGCDDMAGDASGPSLGPALRCSGASLEPGGLYLASSPLSLLIWVGHTVPSHTLELLFNTRCLASLPSGETKLPVLDNPLSISVRSLLQTLGSQGPTALKLVVVKQGDSGEESLQRLLVEDKSPNGGASYADFLYHLHVNSLRLLV from the exons ATGGACACTTCGCCATCCAATCACACATTGACCTCTGGCCAGTTGTGGCCATGTCAGAACGGCTGGTCCGTAGCTCCACCCCAGACTGGAAGTCCTCCAAAGCCAGCCTGTCCCCCCTTACCCAACCTCCAGTACCTGACCCTGGGCTCCACCACCGCCCAGGGCCCTGGTGGTAACAACCTCCAACGGCCCATACTGGAGAGCCAGGACCAGGACTGTGGAGGCACTTTCCCCCTCTTATCATCGCAGAGCCAGGGTTCTCTCAGCATACACCCACCCACAGATCCACACTGCAAACACAGGCCTTCCCACACACCATCCCTACAACCACACCACAACAATATACTCCAAAGTCTTCCACTGGAGGTGCCTTgttcaaacctggcaacccaccacccccctccaacCACACTGGCCCTTCCCAACCGTGGACCCCCATCCTCCAGTGGACCAAAATCCTTACGAGGGCCCCCTCCGCTCAGGGTAGCCTCCTCCCATGGAACCACCAATGCCCGTCAGTCATATCAGGCTGATGGAGAAGACCCCAGCCATCCTCCAGATATGGGACACAGCCCGACCCAGGGGTCATGGAGTACACGCCCCATCCAGAGGTGTCCACCCCCCCCTGTCTGGTCccagtccccctcctccccagtccaGCCAGGgtggtctccctcctccccagtccagcccgcctggtctccatcctccccagtccagcccgcctggtctccctcctccccagtccaGCCCGCCTGGTCTCCCTCTTGCCCTGTCCAGCCAGgctggtctccctcctccccagtccagcccgcctggtctccatcctccccagtccagcccgcctggtctccctcctccccagtccaGCCCGCCTGGTCTCCCTCTTGCCCTGTCCAGCCAGgctggtctccctcctcctcagtccAGCCCGCCTGGTCTCCCTCTTGCCCTGTCCAGCCAGgctggtctccctcctccccagtccaACAGCAACCTCTTCTGGCCTCCCCTCAACAGCCATACACTG GTGCTGGCTACACTGCTGATACAGCATCCCATCCTTGCAGAGAACAGTCTCTACAGGAGGCCTCTACACATCTG cCGTGTCTGTCTCCAGGAGAGACAGGGGCCACCTCCAGTCCCAGCTCTGAGTCCCGCTACGGTCTTCAGCCTCAGCTGTTACCCagtgct gTGAAGGTGATGGAGGATGACAGGGcagagtgggaggggagggtgttTGTGTCAGAGCTtggctcttctctccctcccctggctACCACTGAGTGCATCACAGAAGACAGGG GTAACGCCAGGCCAGGCTACATGCGGGCGACCTCCTACTGTGTCCCCTGTGAGGGTCCCATGGCCCTGCTCAGCCACCTCCCCCTGGGGGCCCTGGTCActcccctggccctgcctgGGCCGCAGGAG CGCCCCCTGCCGGTGAGCAGTGAGGGGGAGTGTGTGCGAGGCTGTGGGGCGTGTGGGGCCTACATGTGCCCAGCTGTGACCTGGCAGGACTGTGGCCAGAGGTTCTACTGCCCCTTCTGTGGGAAACTCAATGAAG TGTCATGGCAGCACTACCAGCCCACCAGGGGAACAGAAGGAGTgaggatggacagagagacGAGGCCAGAGCTCAGTCTGGGCTCCTATGAGGTTGTCCGCAACCAGCAG gagcagCCTGCCGTGTTGCTCCTGGCTGTAGACGTGTCACCTCCGGCTCTGAGAGGAGGACACCTGGACCTCGTGTGCCGGGAGCTCCAGGCCCTCCTGTCGTCTCTGAACaa ggaggagggtgccGTCCAGTCAGGCGTGCGTGTGGGTTTGATGACCTACGACAGCAGGATCCACCTCTACGACCTCAGCCCCGCCCTGTCCCGCCCCCATATGCTGGTTGTCACGGAGACAGAGGATTTCCAACTTCCTGTGAGGGAGGGACTCTTGGTTCCTCTCAGAGACTGTGTGGACAGCATTGACAG tgtactGCAGCTCATCCCTCAGTTCAGTGCTGAGTGTAACGACTCCAGTGGAGCTCCTATGGAACTGCCTGTGAAAGCTGGACTGGCTATTCTACAG gcgcTGGGATCTGTTGGGAAGCTGCTCGTCTTCCACTCTGCGCCTCTCATGGAAGGagctcacacacaaacctcagGGTTCTTCAGTTCCAACAAAtcaaag TCTCTCTTCCAGCCCTTGGATTCGGATGTCTCATTGGCTAAGAAGTGTGTCAACCAGGGCTGTGGCCTCCACCTGTTTGCCTTCTGCCAGCAGGATGTGGGCGGAGCTTGGCCAGGACACGTTCCATACCTGACAGGTGGAGCTCTCCGCTCGTACGACAACCTCTTG ggggagctggagagggaacgctttGGCAGGGACCTGCGGATGAGTGTGGAGACCGAGACTGGGTACCGGGCCCAAATCAAGATTTTCGTCAGTAAAG ACATGCGTGTGTCGGGCTGTTACGGCTCCTTCGTCCCTGGACCTAGCCCCAGTAACGTCACCCTGGCATCTCTTGATTGGCGGACGACTTTGGCCATTGAGCTGTCTCACAGCAGAgctctggaggagaagaggggcgtGGTCATACAG GTTGTTCTGTCCTACACCAGCGAGCGAGGGGAGCGGAGGACGCGGGTCCACACCCTGACTCTGCGCTGCTCACGCCACCTGCTGGACACCTTCCGCCACTGCCAGGCCCAGACGCTGCTCACCTTCTACTGCAAGAAGA TGTACTGCTCAGCGCTGGAGCGCCCCCTGCAGGACCTGAGAGAGGAACTGCAGACGGAGGTGACGGAGGCGCTGGCCTGCTACAGGAAACACTGCAGCTCCACCTCCGTGTCCCCGGGTCAG CTGGTGCTCCCCCAGCACCTGCGGGTCCTGCCCGTCTACATCAACAGCCTGAGGAAGAGCGAAGTGCTGCTGCCGGCCCAGCGCTGCTCCGTGCACACGCGCCTGGCGCTGCGCAGCCAGCTGGTCGCCATGGACACCGCCTCCACCGCACGCCACTTCTACCCCCTGCTCCTGCCACTG cagacAGGGTGCGATGACATGGCTGGTGATGCCAGCGGCCCCAGCCTGGGGCCGGCCCTGCGCTGCTCTGGAGCCAGCCTGGAGCCGGGGGGGCTGTACCTGGCCAGCTCCCCCCTCAGCCTGCTGATCTGGGTGGGCCACACCGTCCCTTCACACACCCTGGAGCTGCTATTCAACACGCGCTGCCTGGCATCCCTGCcctctggagag ACGAAGCTGCCTGTCCTTGACAACCCTCTCTCCATCAGCGTGAGATCTCTCCTCCAGACGCTGGGCTCTCAGGGGCCCACAGCCCTCAAG ctGGTGGTGGTGAAGCAGGGGGACAGTGGTGAGGAGTCCCTGCAGCGCCTCCTAGTGGAAGACAAGAGTCCCAACGGCGGCGCATCATACGCAGACTTCCTCTACCACCTCCATGTCAACTCCCTCAGACTGCTGGTCTGa